A single region of the Lactobacillus isalae genome encodes:
- a CDS encoding KUP/HAK/KT family potassium transporter → MNNQLRKKVTLAGLLVSIGIVYGDIGTSPLYVMKAIVNENGGIAHVNREYIVGSISLILWTITLLTTVKYVLIALKATNHGEGGIFSLYALVRKKAKWLVIPALVGGAALLADGTLTPAVTVTTAIEGLKNMKFGNEIPVPNQNSVIMITILILLFLFSIQRMGTSIIGKTFGPIMLVWFTFLGVTGIMNLSHDWSFLEALNPILAVKILFSPANKVGVLILGAVFLATTGAEALYSDVGHVGKGNIMGSWPYVFICLALNYLGQGVWILENPNYHAGATDFNPFFEALPNQWKFFAIILATLAAIIASQALITGSFTLVSEASGLKFLPRMKIIYPSTEQGQIFIPSINKMLCVATIAIVFLFRTSEHMEAAYGLAITVTMLMTTILLFEYLSLRKVNLGLRLIFLLLFGAIETMFLISSLAKFLHGGYVTVIIAAFIGAIMYVWYFGNKVRDKREAENAYVRLDEYTTMLSNLSHDESVPLYATNLVYMAKVKYNKFIKRDMLYSILDKRPKRAHAYWFVTVNVTNEPFTAEYAVNTYNTKNVINVQLYLGFKQQQKVNVYLRQIVHDLIKDGTIESQPQEYTITPGRDVGDFKFVIVNDVISPQTQLNTYEKWLVESRVWLQNLSSNPAVWFGLEYADTVVERVPLILGSQDIKSIHRTKLR, encoded by the coding sequence ATGAATAATCAATTGCGTAAAAAGGTTACCTTAGCGGGCCTTTTAGTTTCTATTGGAATTGTTTACGGCGATATTGGTACAAGTCCGCTTTACGTTATGAAAGCGATTGTAAATGAAAATGGTGGTATTGCACACGTTAACCGTGAATATATTGTCGGTTCAATTTCACTTATTCTTTGGACAATTACGCTTTTAACAACAGTTAAATATGTCCTAATTGCTCTTAAAGCCACTAATCACGGTGAAGGTGGTATTTTTTCACTTTATGCTTTAGTTAGAAAAAAAGCCAAGTGGCTAGTTATCCCAGCCTTAGTCGGAGGAGCTGCATTACTAGCTGATGGCACTTTAACACCAGCTGTTACTGTTACAACCGCTATCGAAGGTCTTAAAAATATGAAGTTTGGAAATGAAATCCCTGTTCCAAACCAAAATAGCGTTATTATGATAACTATCCTTATTTTGCTATTTTTATTCTCTATCCAGAGAATGGGAACTAGTATTATCGGAAAGACATTCGGCCCAATTATGTTAGTCTGGTTCACCTTCTTAGGAGTAACTGGAATCATGAATTTAAGTCATGACTGGTCGTTTCTCGAAGCACTTAATCCTATTTTAGCAGTTAAAATTTTATTTAGTCCAGCTAATAAAGTTGGCGTCCTAATTCTAGGAGCAGTATTCTTAGCTACTACTGGTGCAGAAGCACTTTATTCGGATGTTGGTCACGTAGGAAAAGGCAATATTATGGGCTCCTGGCCTTACGTCTTCATTTGTTTAGCTTTGAACTATCTTGGTCAAGGTGTTTGGATCTTAGAAAACCCTAACTATCATGCCGGTGCAACAGACTTCAATCCATTCTTTGAAGCTTTACCAAATCAATGGAAATTCTTTGCCATAATCTTAGCTACCCTAGCCGCAATTATTGCTTCGCAAGCTTTGATTACTGGATCATTTACTCTAGTTTCTGAAGCCAGCGGATTGAAATTTTTACCAAGAATGAAGATTATCTACCCTTCTACTGAACAAGGACAAATCTTCATCCCTTCAATTAATAAAATGCTCTGTGTAGCCACAATTGCAATTGTCTTCTTATTCAGAACTTCTGAGCATATGGAAGCAGCTTATGGTTTAGCAATTACAGTAACCATGCTTATGACTACAATCTTATTATTTGAGTACTTGTCACTTAGAAAAGTTAACTTAGGCTTACGCCTAATATTTTTACTTTTATTTGGCGCAATTGAAACCATGTTCTTAATTTCTAGCTTAGCTAAGTTCTTACATGGTGGTTACGTTACCGTAATTATTGCTGCATTTATCGGAGCAATTATGTATGTTTGGTACTTTGGTAATAAAGTCCGTGATAAGCGGGAAGCTGAAAACGCATATGTCCGTTTAGACGAATACACAACTATGCTAAGTAATTTAAGCCATGACGAAAGTGTGCCACTATATGCAACAAACTTAGTCTACATGGCAAAAGTTAAGTATAATAAATTCATCAAACGTGACATGCTATATTCAATTTTAGATAAGCGTCCAAAACGCGCGCATGCCTATTGGTTTGTTACTGTAAATGTAACTAATGAACCATTTACTGCTGAATATGCAGTTAATACTTATAACACCAAGAATGTAATTAACGTTCAACTCTATTTAGGTTTTAAGCAACAGCAAAAAGTGAATGTCTATTTACGTCAAATCGTCCATGATTTGATTAAAGATGGCACAATTGAATCACAACCACAGGAATATACTATAACTCCTGGTAGAGATGTTGGTGACTTCAAATTCGTAATTGTCAATGATGTAATTAGTCCTCAAACACAACTAAATACCTATGAAAAGTGGTTAGTTGAAAGTCGCGTCTGGCTTCAAAATTTATCTTCTAATCCTGCTGTTTGGTTTGGATTAGAGTACGCTGACACAGTGGTTGAACGTGTTCCATTAATTCTAGGTTCGCAAGATATTAAATCAATTCACAGAACTAAATTAAGATAA
- a CDS encoding DUF2922 domain-containing protein, which translates to MTITKTLRLTFKNAKNKKVNLSLPDAAENLTEEEVKAAMNEMCEANLFVKEEVDQYQAPLSAQYVERTVTSVFDDSEKN; encoded by the coding sequence ATGACTATTACTAAAACTTTAAGACTTACATTTAAGAACGCTAAAAATAAAAAGGTAAATTTATCCTTACCTGATGCGGCAGAAAACTTGACTGAAGAAGAAGTTAAAGCCGCTATGAATGAAATGTGTGAAGCTAATCTTTTTGTAAAGGAAGAAGTTGATCAATATCAGGCTCCTTTATCTGCTCAATATGTTGAACGTACAGTTACTTCTGTGTTTGATGATAGTGAAAAGAATTAA
- a CDS encoding DUF1659 domain-containing protein, translating into MEFILKDQSVQFTFAGEKYTNGKKNRILKNVKKAASAEDVMKVGKALSKLQKDDGVKNARLISYSDIQA; encoded by the coding sequence ATGGAATTTATTTTAAAAGATCAATCAGTTCAATTTACTTTTGCGGGTGAAAAATATACTAATGGCAAGAAAAATAGAATTTTAAAGAATGTAAAGAAAGCAGCCAGTGCTGAAGACGTAATGAAAGTTGGCAAGGCTTTGTCTAAGTTGCAAAAAGATGATGGGGTTAAAAACGCAAGATTAATCTCATACTCAGACATTCAAGCTTAA
- a CDS encoding glucosaminidase domain-containing protein, with translation MKKRTFTGIATAALITTAGISVTNNLKPENPLKTGEGTVQAATYQQEFLNKAIPAATTASSKYGTYTSVMLAQATVESGWGQSGLAQEPNNNLFGIKGSYNGQSVNMNTGEYGNGGYYTTNAGFRKYPSYTESFEDNGALLRNQMGNYYSGTWVENSSNYAQATQNGLQGKYATDPNYAKTLNSVIAANGFDKYDPVTQVVNENRTVAQTTPIMSAPVDASVGTQVGTARTGQNVNVTKYITYNNGVKRAYIGTGWINALAFSPITTNTTTANAATTNTNNSNKQNTAATTNNQASQAVKTPVAQTQQAKSQASAAPVKTATVEVKKAAEVKTPVQTTTLNVKTETKAAQPVKQLAASLAVAPKKEEVKKEVVKAEPAKTTPVKTETAKTENKEVKPATPVVKATETKKTETVKKVETPTVKPVESVKKETTPVVKAAPVAITKEAAKTTEAPVVKPKKVEVKEVKTTPVTTSAKTVVKPLAAVKPVQSYQNAVTIAAANNNYGTQWISTNTAPKAASTVLIKVTKTVDVLSAPGGQKLDQHVEAGSEFVVIASKYYNGNLYYEISNGKWIMAKYTTQEAQITAKSGVLTINSKPDYGVPVWRVPGQDQIAGKFLKDGSSWRYFRVANVQGQTWYDLGGNQWVSAKSVLVR, from the coding sequence ATGAAAAAACGAACATTCACTGGTATTGCTACCGCGGCACTTATCACAACTGCCGGTATATCAGTTACCAACAACCTTAAGCCAGAAAATCCTTTAAAAACTGGTGAAGGTACTGTTCAAGCTGCAACATATCAACAAGAATTTTTAAACAAAGCTATTCCAGCTGCTACAACTGCATCATCTAAGTATGGTACTTATACTTCAGTTATGCTTGCTCAAGCAACTGTTGAATCAGGCTGGGGCCAATCAGGCTTAGCACAAGAGCCTAACAACAATTTATTTGGTATTAAGGGTTCTTACAACGGCCAATCAGTAAATATGAACACTGGTGAATACGGCAACGGTGGTTATTACACTACTAATGCTGGATTTAGAAAGTATCCATCATATACTGAATCATTTGAAGACAATGGTGCTTTATTACGTAACCAAATGGGTAACTATTACTCTGGTACTTGGGTAGAAAATTCAAGTAATTATGCTCAAGCAACTCAAAATGGTTTACAAGGAAAATACGCAACTGATCCAAACTACGCAAAGACACTTAACAGCGTTATCGCAGCTAATGGCTTTGATAAGTACGATCCCGTTACTCAAGTTGTTAACGAAAACCGTACAGTTGCACAAACTACACCAATTATGAGTGCGCCAGTTGATGCTAGCGTTGGTACTCAAGTTGGTACTGCAAGAACTGGTCAAAACGTAAATGTTACTAAGTACATTACTTATAACAACGGCGTTAAACGTGCATATATTGGTACTGGCTGGATTAATGCACTTGCATTTAGTCCAATTACTACTAATACAACTACTGCTAATGCTGCAACTACTAACACTAATAATAGTAATAAGCAAAATACTGCTGCAACTACTAATAATCAAGCAAGTCAAGCAGTTAAGACACCAGTAGCACAAACTCAACAAGCTAAGAGTCAAGCTTCTGCTGCACCAGTTAAAACTGCAACTGTAGAAGTAAAGAAGGCAGCTGAAGTTAAAACTCCAGTCCAAACAACAACTTTAAACGTTAAAACTGAAACTAAGGCAGCACAACCTGTAAAACAATTAGCTGCTTCATTAGCAGTTGCACCTAAGAAGGAAGAAGTTAAGAAGGAAGTTGTTAAAGCTGAACCAGCTAAGACAACTCCTGTAAAGACTGAAACTGCTAAAACTGAAAATAAAGAAGTTAAACCTGCTACTCCAGTAGTTAAAGCTACTGAAACTAAGAAGACTGAAACTGTTAAAAAAGTTGAAACTCCAACAGTTAAGCCAGTTGAATCTGTTAAGAAAGAAACAACTCCGGTTGTTAAGGCAGCCCCAGTAGCTATAACTAAAGAAGCTGCTAAGACTACTGAAGCTCCAGTAGTTAAACCAAAGAAGGTTGAAGTTAAGGAAGTTAAGACGACTCCAGTTACTACTAGCGCAAAGACTGTTGTGAAACCACTTGCTGCAGTTAAACCAGTTCAAAGTTACCAAAATGCTGTAACTATTGCCGCAGCTAATAACAATTATGGCACTCAATGGATCAGCACTAATACTGCTCCTAAGGCAGCATCTACTGTTTTAATTAAAGTTACTAAGACTGTTGATGTTTTATCAGCACCAGGTGGTCAAAAGTTAGACCAACACGTTGAAGCTGGCTCAGAGTTTGTTGTTATTGCTTCTAAGTACTACAATGGCAACTTATATTATGAAATTAGCAACGGTAAATGGATTATGGCAAAATATACTACTCAAGAAGCACAAATTACTGCAAAATCAGGTGTATTGACTATTAATTCTAAGCCAGATTATGGTGTTCCAGTATGGCGTGTTCCAGGTCAAGATCAAATTGCTGGTAAATTCTTAAAAGACGGCTCAAGCTGGAGATATTTCCGCGTAGCTAACGTTCAAGGTCAAACTTGGTATGACCTTGGTGGAAACCAATGGGTATCTGCCAAGTCAGTATTAGTTCGTTAA
- a CDS encoding GH25 family lysozyme, giving the protein MRSTNKKFISALACASAMTALAIVDPMGVTKTHQVAQAATDNVPARSAGVDVSSWQGTNLNQQAKSGAQFAVVKVSEGTNYQNPNAQGQIQSAEQNNMMTMGYHYTHFGSDSNRAVQEGNYAVNSAQQAGLPQGSYLATDWEQDVNNNTNGSVAANTNAITSFMDTVHDGGYNPMLYSSEWLLKNKVDTNKISEKYPNALWVAKYKTNGREDNPDFNYFPSMDNVAIWQYTQNWRGQNVDGNVNVVPLSNKTNTNNNTSNNAANTNNSNANNGQSSSQAPARPNTSKPVETETNWIKQDGTFTTGGAINLRTGASTNSNIIAQLPANSEVKYDAYATKGNYTWLRQPRANNEYGYLVGRANGQDWGTFKTTPSTNNTAKPSTNNNNKPVQPTTKPSQPAQKPSTNTNVNSDWTKQNGVFITGGAINLRTGASTNSKVITELPANSEVKYDAYRTIGQYTWLRQPRANNEYGYLVGRNNGQAWGTFKEGSATASKPAQPTTKPSQPAQKPSTNTNVNSDWTKQDGVFITGGAINLRTGASTNSKVITELPANSEVKYDAYHTIGQYTWLRQPRANGQYGYLVGRNNGQAWGTFKEGSAAASKPSQPTTKPSQPAQRPSTNTNVNSDWTKQNGVFITGGAINLRTGASTNSKVITQLPANSEVKYDAYRTEGQYTWLRQPRANGQYGYLVGRNNGQAWGTFKEESAKATTPVANKPVQQTTPKQVTTNNATWTKQNGTFITGGAINLRTGASTTSPIIETLPINTVIKYDAYYRSGNYVWLRQPRANGQYGYLVGRLNNQAWGTYR; this is encoded by the coding sequence ATGCGTTCAACAAATAAGAAATTTATTAGTGCATTAGCTTGTGCTAGTGCTATGACAGCTTTAGCAATTGTAGATCCGATGGGTGTTACTAAAACTCATCAAGTAGCACAAGCCGCAACTGATAATGTGCCTGCACGTTCTGCAGGTGTGGATGTTTCAAGTTGGCAAGGTACTAACTTGAATCAACAAGCAAAATCTGGGGCACAATTTGCTGTCGTTAAAGTATCTGAAGGTACAAATTATCAAAATCCTAATGCTCAAGGTCAAATCCAGAGTGCTGAACAAAATAATATGATGACTATGGGTTACCACTACACTCATTTTGGTTCAGACAGCAATCGAGCAGTTCAAGAAGGAAACTACGCAGTTAATTCAGCACAACAAGCTGGTTTACCACAAGGTTCATACTTAGCAACTGATTGGGAGCAAGACGTTAACAATAATACTAACGGCAGTGTTGCAGCTAATACTAATGCAATTACTAGCTTCATGGATACTGTTCATGATGGTGGATACAACCCAATGCTTTATTCTAGTGAATGGTTATTAAAGAATAAGGTTGATACTAATAAGATTTCTGAAAAGTATCCAAATGCCTTATGGGTAGCTAAGTATAAGACTAATGGCCGTGAAGATAATCCTGACTTCAACTACTTCCCATCAATGGATAATGTGGCTATTTGGCAATATACACAAAATTGGCGTGGTCAAAATGTTGATGGAAATGTTAATGTGGTTCCACTTTCTAATAAGACTAATACTAATAACAACACATCAAATAACGCTGCTAATACCAATAATTCAAATGCTAATAACGGTCAAAGTAGTAGTCAAGCACCTGCTAGACCAAACACTAGTAAACCAGTTGAAACCGAAACTAATTGGATTAAGCAAGATGGTACTTTCACTACAGGTGGTGCAATTAATTTAAGAACTGGTGCAAGTACTAATAGTAATATCATTGCTCAACTTCCAGCAAACAGTGAAGTTAAGTATGATGCTTATGCAACTAAAGGTAATTACACATGGTTAAGACAACCACGTGCAAATAACGAATATGGCTACTTAGTAGGACGTGCAAATGGTCAAGATTGGGGTACTTTTAAGACGACTCCAAGTACTAATAATACTGCTAAGCCAAGTACTAATAACAATAATAAACCAGTTCAACCAACTACCAAGCCAAGCCAACCAGCTCAAAAACCAAGTACAAACACTAATGTAAATAGTGACTGGACTAAGCAAAATGGTGTATTTATCACAGGTGGCGCAATTAACTTAAGAACTGGAGCAAGCACTAACAGTAAAGTAATTACAGAATTACCAGCTAACTCAGAAGTTAAATATGACGCTTACCGTACGATTGGCCAATACACATGGCTAAGACAACCACGTGCAAATAACGAATACGGCTACTTAGTAGGCCGTAACAATGGCCAAGCATGGGGAACATTCAAAGAAGGTTCCGCAACAGCAAGTAAGCCAGCTCAACCAACTACCAAGCCAAGTCAACCAGCTCAAAAACCAAGCACAAATACTAATGTAAATAGTGACTGGACTAAGCAAGATGGTGTATTTATCACAGGTGGCGCAATTAACTTAAGAACTGGCGCAAGCACTAACAGTAAAGTAATTACAGAATTACCAGCTAACTCAGAAGTTAAGTACGACGCTTACCATACGATTGGCCAATACACATGGTTAAGACAACCACGTGCAAATGGTCAATATGGATACCTAGTAGGCCGTAATAATGGTCAAGCATGGGGAACATTCAAGGAAGGTTCTGCAGCAGCAAGTAAGCCAAGTCAACCAACTACCAAGCCAAGCCAACCAGCTCAAAGACCAAGTACAAACACTAATGTAAATAGTGACTGGACTAAGCAAAACGGTGTATTTATTACGGGTGGCGCAATTAACTTAAGAACTGGCGCAAGTACTAACAGTAAGGTAATTACACAATTACCAGCCAACTCAGAAGTTAAATATGACGCTTACCGTACAGAAGGTCAATACACATGGTTGAGACAACCACGTGCAAATGGTCAATATGGTTATTTAGTAGGCCGTAACAATGGTCAAGCATGGGGAACATTTAAAGAAGAATCAGCTAAAGCTACTACTCCGGTAGCTAATAAACCTGTTCAACAAACTACTCCTAAGCAAGTAACTACTAATAATGCTACTTGGACTAAGCAAAATGGTACTTTCATTACCGGTGGTGCAATTAACTTAAGAACTGGAGCAAGTACTACTAGCCCAATTATTGAAACTTTACCAATTAATACTGTAATTAAGTACGATGCATATTACCGTTCTGGTAACTATGTATGGTTAAGACAACCACGTGCAAATGGCCAATATGGTTATTTAGTTGGTCGCTTGAACAACCAAGCATGGGGAACTTACAGATAA
- a CDS encoding KUP/HAK/KT family potassium transporter, whose translation MNEKTRKNISAAGLLIAIGIVYGDIGTSPLYVMKSIVAGNGGIAHVNRDFIVGSISLVLWTVTLLTTLQTVFIALKATNHGEGGIFALYTLVRKRAKWLVLPALIGGAAILADGTLTPAVTVTTAIEGLKGIEFGHGNVPVSTQGTVIAITVVILLILFSIQRMGTSIIGKAFGPIMFIWFTFLGVVGLMNMVGDLSILQALNPYYAIKLLFSPYNKAGIFILGSIFLATTGAEALYSDVGHVGKGNIIGSWPYVFVCLSLNYFGQGVWILNNPNYNAGNGDFNPFFEIIPQNIRLAAIVLATIAAVIASQALITGSFTLVAEASGLKFLPRMNIMYPSTKKGQIYIPSVNKMICAATIAIVLLFQTSAHMEAAYGLSITISMLMTTILLYEWLAMKGIHIIWNWIFLIFFGFLDIMFMLASLSKFMHGGYVSLVIAGFIGIIMYVWFYGNKIRDKRESRNAYVRLDEYVDMLTNLSHDEDYPTFATNLVYMAKVKYNKFIKREILYSILDKRPKRARAYWFVTVNVTNEPYTAEYAVNTYGTKNVINVQLFLGFKQQTSVNVYLRQIVHDLIADGTIESQPQEYTTTPGRDVGDFSFVIVNDVISPQTQLRSYEKFLVEARVWLQNLSSNPASWFGLDYADTVIERVPLILGNQRRQHITRIAPKKFEVIKKKLQAEGELKE comes from the coding sequence ATGAATGAAAAAACACGGAAAAATATATCTGCTGCAGGCTTACTGATTGCCATCGGTATTGTCTACGGCGATATCGGAACTAGTCCGTTATACGTTATGAAGTCAATCGTTGCTGGAAACGGCGGTATTGCTCACGTAAATCGCGATTTTATTGTCGGTTCTATTTCTTTAGTACTATGGACAGTTACATTACTTACAACTCTGCAAACTGTTTTTATTGCGCTAAAAGCAACTAACCACGGTGAAGGTGGAATTTTTGCTCTCTACACATTAGTGCGTAAACGAGCAAAATGGTTAGTGTTACCGGCCTTAATCGGAGGAGCCGCCATCTTAGCTGATGGTACTTTAACTCCGGCTGTTACGGTTACAACAGCCATTGAAGGATTAAAGGGAATTGAATTTGGTCACGGCAATGTTCCAGTTTCTACGCAAGGAACCGTTATTGCAATTACCGTAGTAATTCTGCTGATTCTTTTTTCAATCCAGCGAATGGGAACAAGTATTATTGGTAAGGCCTTTGGTCCGATCATGTTTATCTGGTTTACCTTCTTAGGTGTGGTCGGATTAATGAACATGGTGGGCGACCTTTCCATCTTACAGGCTCTTAACCCATACTACGCAATCAAGCTCTTATTCAGCCCATATAATAAGGCAGGAATTTTTATTTTAGGATCAATCTTCCTTGCCACGACTGGTGCTGAAGCTTTGTATTCTGATGTAGGACACGTTGGTAAAGGTAATATTATTGGATCTTGGCCATATGTTTTTGTTTGTTTATCACTTAACTACTTTGGTCAAGGTGTGTGGATTTTAAATAATCCTAACTACAATGCTGGAAATGGTGATTTCAATCCATTCTTTGAAATCATCCCACAAAACATTCGTTTAGCTGCTATTGTCCTAGCAACTATCGCTGCTGTTATTGCTTCACAGGCTTTAATTACTGGTTCATTTACTCTAGTAGCTGAAGCAAGTGGATTAAAATTCTTACCAAGAATGAATATTATGTATCCTTCAACCAAGAAGGGACAAATTTATATTCCTTCTGTTAACAAGATGATCTGTGCCGCAACAATTGCAATTGTTTTGCTCTTCCAAACTTCCGCTCATATGGAAGCAGCTTATGGCTTGTCAATTACTATTTCAATGTTAATGACCACAATCTTGCTCTATGAATGGCTAGCAATGAAAGGAATTCACATAATTTGGAACTGGATTTTCTTAATTTTCTTCGGTTTCTTAGACATCATGTTCATGTTGGCTAGCTTAAGTAAATTCATGCATGGTGGTTATGTTTCATTAGTTATTGCTGGTTTCATCGGAATCATTATGTACGTTTGGTTCTATGGTAATAAGATCAGAGATAAGCGTGAATCACGTAATGCTTATGTAAGACTTGATGAATATGTCGATATGTTGACAAACCTAAGCCACGACGAAGATTATCCTACTTTTGCTACTAACTTAGTTTATATGGCTAAAGTTAAATACAATAAGTTTATTAAGCGTGAAATTCTTTATTCTATCTTGGATAAGCGTCCTAAACGTGCAAGGGCATACTGGTTTGTAACAGTTAATGTTACTAACGAACCATATACTGCTGAATATGCAGTTAATACCTATGGTACAAAGAACGTAATTAATGTTCAGCTCTTCCTAGGTTTCAAACAGCAAACTAGTGTAAACGTGTACTTGCGACAAATTGTTCATGATTTAATTGCAGATGGAACAATTGAATCTCAACCACAAGAATACACCACTACACCCGGTAGAGATGTTGGTGACTTCTCATTTGTTATCGTTAACGATGTAATTAGTCCTCAGACTCAATTACGTAGCTATGAAAAATTCTTAGTTGAGGCACGTGTATGGTTGCAAAACCTTTCATCCAACCCAGCTTCCTGGTTTGGCTTAGATTATGCGGATACCGTCATCGAACGTGTTCCCTTAATTCTAGGAAATCAAAGAAGACAACACATTACTCGAATCGCTCCAAAAAAATTTGAAGTTATAAAAAAGAAACTTCAAGCTGAAGGTGAACTTAAAGAGTAA
- a CDS encoding phosphoenolpyruvate carboxykinase (ATP): MSTQERYSHDELRKANKKFSRVRSTIESAFYGNNVHEVTSVAEAYNLAKKQSGVIETDLPILHTKELGLPQGAKQLVYNHGKILGRTASARHFVDDPKEDPEALAGNLREDIYKGHDQKFLKATVLVGLDPSFTVKAHIMMPEDQAFNLLSYILNFHFFDEEAEKIYKNSKLYDEGDIYFYFDPNTQDDDYPKGFGVFDAPHNCAAVFGLRYFGELKKGTLTLAWAMAHRNGYTACHGGEKSFHFKDKDDKVFAFYGLSGSGKSTLTHEMYDGKYDITVLHDDAFIISREDGSSVALEPSYFDKTHDYPAGHHETKYYTTIMNCAVTQAEDGKKVIVTEDLRNNNGRVIKSRYTSPHRVDYEDAPITALFWIMKDGSLPPILKVDDPVLATTMGLTLATKRTSAENLPKGFDMNTLVIEPFADPFRAYPVSGDYSDFKELFTKRGASCYILNTDAFMGKDIPKEVTKKLVEDLANGSIKDSDWKPFGNFKGVSYLPIEGYEVHLDDPEYQKTLAKRMQDRLDWLNKYDEEHPTQPIQEEAKKTLEGIIKELN, from the coding sequence TTGAGTACACAAGAACGTTATTCTCATGATGAGTTAAGAAAAGCTAACAAAAAATTTAGTCGGGTTCGTTCTACTATTGAATCTGCCTTTTATGGCAACAATGTACACGAAGTAACTAGCGTTGCTGAAGCTTATAATTTAGCTAAAAAACAATCTGGTGTTATCGAAACTGACCTACCAATTTTACATACTAAGGAATTAGGTTTGCCACAAGGTGCAAAGCAATTAGTTTATAACCACGGTAAAATTTTGGGTAGAACAGCAAGTGCACGTCACTTTGTTGACGATCCAAAAGAAGATCCAGAAGCACTGGCAGGCAATTTACGTGAAGATATCTATAAGGGCCACGATCAAAAGTTCCTAAAGGCTACAGTTTTAGTTGGATTAGATCCAAGTTTCACTGTTAAGGCACATATTATGATGCCGGAAGATCAAGCCTTTAACTTACTTTCATATATTTTGAACTTCCACTTCTTTGATGAAGAAGCAGAAAAGATTTATAAGAATTCTAAGTTATATGACGAAGGAGATATTTACTTCTACTTCGATCCAAATACGCAAGATGATGATTATCCTAAGGGCTTTGGTGTCTTTGATGCACCGCATAACTGTGCTGCTGTCTTTGGCTTACGCTACTTCGGTGAATTGAAGAAGGGTACTTTAACTCTTGCTTGGGCTATGGCTCACAGAAATGGTTATACTGCTTGTCATGGCGGTGAAAAGTCATTCCACTTCAAAGATAAGGATGATAAGGTATTTGCCTTCTACGGCTTATCTGGTTCAGGAAAATCAACTTTAACTCACGAAATGTATGATGGTAAATATGATATCACTGTTTTACACGATGATGCATTTATTATTTCTCGTGAAGATGGTTCTTCAGTAGCCTTAGAGCCTTCATACTTTGATAAGACTCATGACTATCCAGCAGGTCACCACGAAACTAAGTACTACACTACTATTATGAACTGTGCAGTTACTCAAGCTGAAGACGGTAAGAAGGTTATTGTAACTGAAGACTTACGTAATAACAATGGTCGTGTAATTAAGAGTCGTTATACTTCACCACATAGAGTTGATTACGAAGATGCACCAATTACTGCCTTGTTCTGGATTATGAAAGATGGGTCACTACCACCAATTTTGAAGGTTGATGATCCAGTTTTAGCAACAACAATGGGTCTTACTTTAGCAACTAAGAGAACCAGTGCTGAAAATTTACCTAAAGGCTTTGACATGAATACCTTGGTAATTGAACCATTTGCAGACCCATTCCGTGCTTACCCAGTATCTGGTGACTACTCAGACTTCAAGGAATTGTTCACTAAGCGTGGAGCTTCTTGTTACATCTTGAATACTGATGCCTTTATGGGTAAAGATATTCCAAAGGAAGTAACTAAGAAGTTAGTAGAAGATCTTGCTAATGGCAGCATTAAGGACAGTGACTGGAAACCATTTGGTAACTTCAAAGGTGTATCATACTTACCAATCGAAGGCTATGAAGTTCACTTAGATGATCCAGAATACCAAAAGACCTTAGCTAAGAGAATGCAAGACCGTTTAGATTGGTTGAACAAGTATGATGAAGAACATCCTACTCAACCAATTCAAGAAGAAGCTAAGAAGACCTTGGAAGGTATCATTAAAGAATTAAATTAG